The Lutibacter sp. Hel_I_33_5 genome has a window encoding:
- a CDS encoding HU family DNA-binding protein → MNKSDLIDAMAADAGISKSAAKAALQSLTDNVAGSLKNGNRVSLVGFGSWSVSKRAARNGRNPQTGATIKIAAKNVAKFKAGSDLSKAVN, encoded by the coding sequence ATGAACAAATCGGATTTAATCGATGCAATGGCTGCTGACGCAGGAATTTCTAAAAGTGCTGCTAAAGCTGCATTACAGTCTTTAACAGATAACGTTGCTGGATCATTAAAGAACGGAAACAGAGTTTCTTTAGTAGGTTTCGGAAGCTGGTCAGTATCTAAAAGAGCTGCTAGAAACGGAAGAAATCCTCAAACTGGAGCTACAATCAAAATTGCTGCAAAAAATGTTGCAAAGTTTAAAGCAGGTTCTGACTTAAGTAAAGCTGTAAACTAA
- the fmt gene encoding methionyl-tRNA formyltransferase, whose product MKDLRIVFMGTPDFAVTILKHLVENNYTIVGVITATDKPAGRGRKIHQSAVKKYALSQDLPILQPKNLKSKEFVADLENLKANLQIVVAFRMLPKTVWQMPEYGTFNLHASLLPEYRGAAPIHWAIINGETKTGVTTFFIDDKIDTGEIILQEEIDIESDETVGGLHDKLMHLGANLVSKTVDLISKGKVITAKQPEKEEKSAPKLYPDNCKINWNDSLDSIYNHIRGLNPFPTAWTTIYNKEEEISAKIYGIKKINEKHKYDAGKIIASKKELKIAVKNGYILIEEIKLSGKKKMDSKSLLNGFSFHKDAKMC is encoded by the coding sequence ATGAAAGATTTACGAATTGTTTTTATGGGAACACCAGATTTTGCCGTAACTATTTTAAAACATTTGGTAGAAAATAACTATACTATTGTAGGGGTAATTACGGCAACAGATAAACCAGCTGGTAGAGGAAGAAAAATACATCAATCTGCTGTAAAAAAATATGCATTATCTCAAGATTTACCAATATTACAACCTAAGAACTTAAAAAGTAAAGAATTTGTTGCTGATTTAGAAAACCTAAAAGCAAACTTACAAATAGTGGTCGCTTTTAGAATGTTACCTAAAACAGTATGGCAAATGCCTGAATATGGTACATTTAACTTACACGCTTCTTTATTACCAGAATACCGTGGAGCAGCACCAATACATTGGGCAATTATAAATGGAGAAACAAAAACAGGAGTCACTACTTTCTTTATTGATGATAAAATTGATACTGGCGAAATCATTTTACAAGAAGAAATTGACATTGAAAGTGATGAAACTGTAGGTGGTTTACATGATAAACTAATGCATTTAGGCGCTAATTTAGTTTCTAAAACAGTTGATTTAATTTCTAAAGGAAAAGTAATCACAGCTAAACAACCTGAAAAAGAAGAAAAATCGGCACCTAAACTATATCCTGATAATTGTAAGATTAATTGGAACGATTCTTTAGATAGTATCTACAATCATATAAGAGGATTAAATCCGTTTCCAACTGCTTGGACAACCATATATAATAAGGAAGAAGAAATTTCTGCAAAAATATATGGTATTAAAAAAATAAATGAAAAACATAAATATGATGCTGGTAAAATTATTGCTTCCAAAAAAGAATTGAAAATTGCAGTTAAAAATGGCTATATTTTAATTGAAGAGATTAAACTTTCTGGTAAGAAAAAAATGGACTCAAAAAGCCTTTTAAATGGTTTTTCATTCCATAAAGATGCTAAAATGTGCTAA